GTGGACCGCGCGCCGCAGCGTCCCGGTGCCCTTCCCGTGGATGATCGTCGCCCGCGGCAGCCCGGCGAGCACCGCGTCGTCGAGGTACTTGTCCAGCTCCGCCAACGCCTCCTCCGTCCGCTTGCCGCGCAGGTGAATCGACGCCGGGACGGAGAGCGCCTTCGCGAGGGGACCCTGCCCGGGGCCCTCACGAGCCGCGTCCGCAGCGTTCGGCGCTTCCCGCTCGGCGCGGCCGTCGTCCACACGGCGCAGCTCGTCGGAGGACACGCGCACTTTGAGCGCGCCGACCTGAACCTCCACCTCCCCGCGCGCATCGGGAAGCACCTGCACGACCCCCCGCTGCCCAAGCGACGTCACCAGCACGGTATCTCCCACCCGGAGATCTTGCGGGGGCGCGCCGGACACGGGGACCCGGGTCTCGACCGCGTAGCGCTCCGAGAGCTGCCGCAGCTCCCGCAGATGGGCACGCACCTGCGCCGTCGCTTCCGGCGTCGGCTTCGAGCGCAACGCGGCGAGGAGTACCTGAAGCTCCCCTTCCGCGCGCCGCTGCAGCCCCGCGAGTTCGGCCTGGAAGCGCTCGAGCACGCGCCGGCGGTCGGCGGCGAGGCGTTGTGCCTCCTCGCGCGCCCGCGCCTCGGCGCGCGCGAGGTCGGCCCGTTCCCGCACAAGCGTTTCGCGCTCGCGGAAGAGCGCGTCTCGCTCCTCTTCGACACGTTGGATCACGCGGGTCAGATCGGTCGCGTGCGGCGACAGGTACCCTTTAGCCCGCTCGATGATCTCCGAGGCGAGCCCCAAGCGGTTGGCGATCGCGAGCGCGTTGCTGCGCCCCGGCGTCCCGATCAGCAGCCGGTACGTCGGCCGGAGCGTCGCGTCGTCGAACTCCACCGAGGCGTTCTCGACCCCGGGATGGGTGAACGCGAGCGACTTGAGCTCGTTGTAGTGGGTGGTCACAGCGGTGCACGCCCCGACCGCGTGCAGCGTCTCGATCAGCGCACGCGCAAGCGCAGCCCCCTCCGCCGGATCGGTGCCGGCGCCCACCTCGTCCAGCAGCACAAGCGCCCGCGCGGGGCCAGGCGGCGTGCCGCGCAACGCCTCGAGGATCTCCACGATCGCCGTGAGGTGCGACGAAAACGTCGAGAGATTCTGCTCCACGCTCTGCTCATCACCGATGTCCGCGTACACGTGGGGGAACACCGCGACATCGCTCTCGGGGGCGGCAGGCACATGCAGCCCGGCTTCGGCCATCAGCGTCAGCAGTCCGAGCGTTCGAAGCGTGACCGTCTTGCCGCCGGTATTGGGACCGGTGATGACCAACGTGCGGAACGCGTCGCCGAGCCGAATGTCGATCGGGACCACGGTCCCGGTCAACAACGGGTGACGGGCCTCGCGCAGATCCACGCACCCGGCCGCGTTGAGCCGCGGCGCCGCCGCCCCCATCTCCGCGCCAACGTGCGCTTTGGCCGCCGCGACATCCAGCTCCCCGAGCGCCATGAGCGTCTCCACGATCCGGTCGCCCGCCGCACCAACCGCGGCGCTCAGCGCGGCGAGGATCCGCGCCACCTCTTCCCGTTCCTCCGCCGCCAGCTCACGGAGCCGGTTGCCGAGGGGAACCGCGGCCAACGGCTCCATGAACACGGTCATGCCGCTCGCGGATTGGTCGTGCGCCACCCCGGGAAACTGCTCGCGAAACTCGGCCCGCACCGGCACCACGAACCGGTCGTCGCGAATGGTGATCAGGGGATCCTGCAGCATCCGGGCCATCGCGGGCGTCCGCAGGACCTGCTCCATCCGTTCGCGGAGGCGCGCCTCGCTGGCGCGCCGCTCCCGCCGAATGCGGGCCAGGTCGGGGCTCGCGCCGTCCACGACGATCCCCTCGTCGTTGAGGGCACCCGCGATCTCCCCTTCCAGCTCGGAAAACACCTCGATACCGTCGGCGATCTCGGCGAGGACCGGCACGTCGGCCTCCCGCGACGCGAGAAACCCCTTGAGCGTGCGCGCGACGCCAAGGGTGTCTCGAATGTCGAGCAGTTCCCGCGGCGTGAGCACGCCGCCGATCTGCGCGCGGTGCGTCGACGCCCGGATGTCGCGGGCGCCCCGCACCGGCAGGCCGCCCGCCTGCTCGAGCAGCGCGCGCGCCTCGGACGTCTCCTGCTGGCGCCGCTCCACCTCCTCGACCCACGGCGACGGCGTGAGCGCGAGCGCCCGTTCCCGCCCGACGGTGGAGACGCACCGACCGGCCAAGCGTTCCAGCACGGCGGGGAACCCGAGCACGCGGAGGGCGCGGGGCGTCACGGGGCCAGCGCTCCGGATCGCCACAGATCGAGGCAGGCCGGCGCGACGTCGGTGATCGCCCGCAGTCGGGGGGCGAGCGCGTCCCGCCCGGCCCCCACCAGCAGCGCCGGCACCGGGTTGAGGGTGTGCGCGCGGGTCCGCGCGTCCTCGAGGTTGCCGTGGTCGCTCGTCAGCAAGACGAGGGTCTCCCGCGCATCGACGGCCGCGAGCGCCGCGCCCAACATGCGGTCGAGCCGCTCGATGACCTCGACGGGATCGCCGGTGCGACCGTGCCCCGCGAGATCCGTTTCGAAGAACTCGAACAGCGTGAACTGGTGCTGCCCCGCGATCGCGCCCAGCCGGCGCCCCGCTTCCTCGGGGGCCACCGCGGGGACGTCGATCCCCTGGCGGCGTAGCCACGTGTTCGTGAGATCATGGTAGACGGCGCGCCCGGCGCGCAAGTCGTCGAGATCGCGAAGTCGCACCCCGGCCTGCATCGCGTTGAGCGTGATCGCCGCGTGACGTAGCCGCCGGGCGGTCACCGCGGCGAAGTACCCATCGGTGTAGGCGTTGGCGAGGGCGGCCGGCACGTCGGCCGCCCGAAGCCGGACCAGGAGTCCTCGGGACGCCAGCAAGCTCCGCAGCGACGGCGTTGGATATGCGGTGACGTGGCGCCCGAGCAGCGCGGGGGCGTTCTCGCCGGTGAGCAGCGCCGTCTGTCCCGTCGCGCTCTGGGGGAGGCCGGCGACTCCGAGCCGCGCGTCAAGCGGCACGAGGGTCGCGCGCTCGGTCCGCACCCGCTCGCGTCCGGCGAGTGGACCGTCGAGCAGCGCGTGGAGCGTCGGCGTGTGCGCGCGCACAAAGGGGTTGGCCGCGGGGTCGCGGTCTCCCAGCCC
Above is a genomic segment from bacterium containing:
- a CDS encoding endonuclease MutS2, which produces MTPRALRVLGFPAVLERLAGRCVSTVGRERALALTPSPWVEEVERRQQETSEARALLEQAGGLPVRGARDIRASTHRAQIGGVLTPRELLDIRDTLGVARTLKGFLASREADVPVLAEIADGIEVFSELEGEIAGALNDEGIVVDGASPDLARIRRERRASEARLRERMEQVLRTPAMARMLQDPLITIRDDRFVVPVRAEFREQFPGVAHDQSASGMTVFMEPLAAVPLGNRLRELAAEEREEVARILAALSAAVGAAGDRIVETLMALGELDVAAAKAHVGAEMGAAAPRLNAAGCVDLREARHPLLTGTVVPIDIRLGDAFRTLVITGPNTGGKTVTLRTLGLLTLMAEAGLHVPAAPESDVAVFPHVYADIGDEQSVEQNLSTFSSHLTAIVEILEALRGTPPGPARALVLLDEVGAGTDPAEGAALARALIETLHAVGACTAVTTHYNELKSLAFTHPGVENASVEFDDATLRPTYRLLIGTPGRSNALAIANRLGLASEIIERAKGYLSPHATDLTRVIQRVEEERDALFRERETLVRERADLARAEARAREEAQRLAADRRRVLERFQAELAGLQRRAEGELQVLLAALRSKPTPEATAQVRAHLRELRQLSERYAVETRVPVSGAPPQDLRVGDTVLVTSLGQRGVVQVLPDARGEVEVQVGALKVRVSSDELRRVDDGRAEREAPNAADAAREGPGQGPLAKALSVPASIHLRGKRTEEALAELDKYLDDAVLAGLPRATIIHGKGTGTLRRAVHEYLAHHPEVVSFRVGADGEGGTGATIVEFAEQ
- a CDS encoding alkaline phosphatase family protein, with translation MQPVRMLLVFVDGVGLGDRDPAANPFVRAHTPTLHALLDGPLAGRERVRTERATLVPLDARLGVAGLPQSATGQTALLTGENAPALLGRHVTAYPTPSLRSLLASRGLLVRLRAADVPAALANAYTDGYFAAVTARRLRHAAITLNAMQAGVRLRDLDDLRAGRAVYHDLTNTWLRRQGIDVPAVAPEEAGRRLGAIAGQHQFTLFEFFETDLAGHGRTGDPVEVIERLDRMLGAALAAVDARETLVLLTSDHGNLEDARTRAHTLNPVPALLVGAGRDALAPRLRAITDVAPACLDLWRSGALAP